One Nocardia huaxiensis genomic window, TTGGAGCGGGCGCTGCGTGACCGCACAGCCGAGGAAGGCGCCGCGACCGCTCTGGTCGGAACCGCATTGAACTGCGAGAACCCCGAGTTCATCGAGTACTGGTGCATCCAGGTCGGTTCACGCGCCGCCTCCGGCAGCCCACTGCTCGGACTTGCCGGATTGTGCCTGGGCCACACCGCTCGCCGCTTCGGGAGACTCAGTGCCGATGCCCTGGCGCTGGCCGAATCCTTGTGGGCGCGCGCCGAAGCCGACCCGTCGGATGTCGACGGCCGGGCACTCGACGGTTACGACGACGTCCGCAGCTTCCTGCAGCTGTGGTGAGCTGCGGCCGAGCCGATCCGTAGCGCCGTCATGGCGTGTTCGGTTCCCCGCTGACTTCGAGCAGGGTGCGGTTCTCAGCGATCTCGGATACGGATTTCAGGTATAGACCGCAGGCGCCGACCAGGGTGGCGAACTCGTCGAGGGTGCGTTCGCGGCCACCGAAGAACACGAGCATGGTCAGGTCGATGGCGGTGTGCGAGCCGCGGCCGTGGATGGCCTCGACGATCAGAATGGTTCCGGTCCTGCCCGCCGCTTCGGCGCAGCGGGAGAGGATTCGGCGGGCGTGGGCGTCGTCCCAGTCGTGGAGTATGTCGCTGAGCAGGTAGGCATCGGCCCCGGCGGGCAGCGGATCGAAGAAGCTGCCCGCGACGACCGTGGCGCGGTCGGCGAGACCGGACGCGGCGAACTCCTCGACGGCTCGGGTCGCCGTGGCGGGCAGATCGACCAGCTGCCCGCGCACGGAGGGATGCTGCCGCAGGATCGCGCTCAATACCGTGCCTTGCCCGCCGCCGACGTCGACGACGGTCGTGAACCGGCTCCAGTCGTAGCGTCGCGCGATCTGCGGCGCGATGGCTCGGATTCGGCGAGTCATCTTGGCGTCGAACGATTCCCGCAGTGCGGGGGCCTCGGCGAGGTCGGACCAGAAGTCCCGCCCGTAGCGGCGCGGGTAGGCCGCTTCGCCGGTGCGCACCGCGTGCTCGAGTTCCACATAGGCCAGCTCGGCGCGTCCGACCGCGGAGTTGATGTCGAGTTCGAGCAGCAGTTCGTTGTCCGCGTCGGAGCGCAGCTGCCGGCCCAGCTCGGTGAGGTGGTAGGTGTCATCCCGAGCGGTGAGGACGCCCAGAGTCACCAGATGAGCGAGCACCCGGGTCAGGGCGGGCGCGGAGGTGGCAGTGCTTGTGGCCAGTTCCGTTGCGGTGGCTCCGAACTCGGGAATGTGATCGGCCAGCCGCAGCGTCGCCGCGACCCGCAAGGCCATCGGGGTCGCCAGCCATGCCATGTCCCGCAACGACTGAACCAGCGCCGGGTCGTCTCCCATCCGCCTCACTCTAGTGATCGCCCGGGGCGGTGCGAGCGTCCGGGAAAGAGCAGGGTTATCCCTGATGCACGCCCGGCTATCTTTGGGCACACTTGCCGGATGGGATCATTGCACCTGGTGGGCGGGCCGACGGCAGCCAAATCGCTGTACCGGGCGCTCGACGGCAGCCCTGGTCGCGCGGCTGATTCGGTCGTATGGTTCCCCGACGCACTCGGCATCGGCCCGCTGGCTCCGAAC contains:
- a CDS encoding methyltransferase produces the protein MGDDPALVQSLRDMAWLATPMALRVAATLRLADHIPEFGATATELATSTATSAPALTRVLAHLVTLGVLTARDDTYHLTELGRQLRSDADNELLLELDINSAVGRAELAYVELEHAVRTGEAAYPRRYGRDFWSDLAEAPALRESFDAKMTRRIRAIAPQIARRYDWSRFTTVVDVGGGQGTVLSAILRQHPSVRGQLVDLPATATRAVEEFAASGLADRATVVAGSFFDPLPAGADAYLLSDILHDWDDAHARRILSRCAEAAGRTGTILIVEAIHGRGSHTAIDLTMLVFFGGRERTLDEFATLVGACGLYLKSVSEIAENRTLLEVSGEPNTP